The Anticarsia gemmatalis isolate Benzon Research Colony breed Stoneville strain chromosome 12, ilAntGemm2 primary, whole genome shotgun sequence genome segment CCGTTGTGGTAAAGAGGTGAGCCGGAGTCACCCCGGCATGTGCCACGACCGCCGACGCCGAGCCAACCAACACACAGCATATTGTCTGTAATATTCCTTCCAACGTAACGTTCACGGCATAACTCTTGGTTCACAGTCCAGATTTGAACATGTCTCAGTTGTTCAGAATGCTGCCAATTGACCGTATCCTGTTTAATTCAATTAGTTAGTAACTTAAAAGAAAGACTTAAACTAGATAATAATACTCAGAACATAAGGTAaatgggtcaaatatggccagccgaagAATAATGCCACAAACTTTTTCCTTACCTCATACATGTTTCACTTTAACCGAAACTTGGCGACTAGTAGGGCTCTGGAAGGATGGACAGGTGCGCCGTTCGAATACATGCTACACTAGCGAAAATTTATGTTCGCGTAACAATATTTGGTGTTTGGAATAAGGGTATGTATTGGGCATATTTTTCGGCTGTCCAGATTTGGCCCAGGTACCTTATTTTACTTACGGTAACTCCCCATCCGACAGCCCAAACAACCTGATTATCAACTAGGTTGTAATTAGTACCAGCGATGCGTGCAGGTTGAACAGCGTTGTTTATATACGCGATTGGAGTGGCGGTATGAATCATGCCAATATCGCTTTCGGTGTTAAAACGGTCATAGTCCGGGTGCATGATGATTCGGCTGCCAGTGTGAAGAACACCTCCGCTGTAGGCAAAGGCGGAGCCTACGCGGATACGCCATGCAGCGGGGACATTCTTAAAttcactgaaaaataaaaattagatatttatttaggacaaccaacaaataataatattaatatgattaaaagTTGTTTATACTAGAAGGAAACCATCAAAGCCATCTATGAAATGCACGCACTAAGGTGGTCTAACCCATTGATCAACTTCGTTGCGTTCACCAGATAGTAAAGTATCTGGTGAACGCAACTATCTACGAAAAGCAAAAAGGTccaattaaatctaaaatattaacttactgGACACAATGAGCGGCAGTAAGGACAGCTCTTTGGTTAAGGATGGAACCTCCGCAGTACTGACGGAAGTTAACAAAGTTACCACTGTAGAGTAGAGTAGCAACTTCGGGATAGTTGTCAATCGTGGTCACTGAACCACCTATGATCCTGGAGTCCAGTGGACTAgctgagaataaaaaaaatatgtttgttttgttttattacttcgATGCAGTTTACTGTATAGTGAAATGTTAGattacagtagctcaattctctatgactagaactaccgacaaccggctagctattaagaaattttgcacaaaaatcTGATCTGCGCCTCTATTGGGccccgtaagaactattttggcagttgAGCTGTCAAACTCTGATACTCGATAGAACAGAcaagagaattgcgctacaattcaaattaaaatatactttaaataataggTACCTGTAACAGCTGTCAAATAGAAGGCCAACAAAGCGATCGCACGCATTTTTCTCTGTTCTTAAACCAATCGTACTAATTCAAAATCCAATCAAAAGCATTTATATCGAtcaattcataaataatatttgttatcttATCCATTACAAAAGATTATTTCTCCCTTTACCATGTTATTTATATCAATCTGATAGATATTGAAGATAACGTCAGTTTAAATCAATCATAACAATTTCATCATCTAAATACGGGAGTTTAATGGGAGTCATAGTTACACAGTTAGTTTAATAGTCGGTTAGAATACAGGAACCCTACTGCAGGAGGCTGGAGATTTAAGAATCAAACTGTCTTTATTGTTGAAATCATGGTACATGCAAATACTGATGAAGTCTCAGGTTAAATTCTCGGGTCAATAGCTTTTCTCAACTCAACTTCAATATGTTATCTGACTAACATAATGACAAAAACGTCAAAGAACATCTGAAAATTAATCAGTAAACTCATAAGTATCAATGCTAATAATTTCGTTCTTTGCTCATTCAAAATTGTTTTCGTTAACTTTTGTTTGATactcaatttttattaaaatatagtgcaagtcataaaataatacaatcattAGTATCAGTAATCTCCGCCATTATATCTTtttatgacataatattatttggcATTAATTTCTTATGGCAAGAAGCTGGCAAAATATGAACACGCTAATGATTAAAGAGAAGTTTCTTTTTGGGAAAAAATGGCagaaaaaaacacatttgttttattttcattatctatcattaaaatttaaaataaaacacagaaTGTTtccaactttatttaaaaaataacaaattaagcATTTTCTTGAATCCAAGTGGTGAAACGCGAGACACGGACATTAACAGCAGGGTAGTCAGGTAGAGCACATGAACGGCCAAACGAACAGATACCGACCACGACACCGTTGTGAAAAAGAGGTGAGCCGGAGTCACCCCGGCATGTACCACGACCGCCGACGCCAAGCCAACCCACGCACAGCATATTATCAGTAATAGTTGAAGCACCATATCGCTCTCGACAAATCTCTTGATTAACAGTCCAGATTTGGACATGTCGAAGTTGCTCAGAATGTTGCCAGGTCACCATTTCCTGTCAAATTTATCTGGTCAGTAAATAcaaggtcgggaaaaaagtctttgcgcattacagtatgtatgaatttgtaataaaatcttttc includes the following:
- the LOC142977036 gene encoding trypsin, alkaline C-like, which produces MRAIALLAFYLTAVTASPLDSRIIGGSVTTIDNYPEVATLLYSGNFVNFRQYCGGSILNQRAVLTAAHCVHEFKNVPAAWRIRVGSAFAYSGGVLHTGSRIIMHPDYDRFNTESDIGMIHTATPIAYINNAVQPARIAGTNYNLVDNQVVWAVGWGVTDTVNWQHSEQLRHVQIWTVNQELCRERYVGRNITDNMLCVGWLGVGGRGTCRGDSGSPLYHNGVVVGICSFGRGCAEPDYPTVNVRVSRFTTWIQANA